From one Aggregicoccus sp. 17bor-14 genomic stretch:
- a CDS encoding NAD-dependent epimerase/dehydratase family protein, whose product MSSSRRTFLQLSSLAAAASLLPGSVLAKGKSKPQRILILGGTGFLGPAIVTAAQARGHTLTLFNRGKTRPALFPGVEKLRGDRDPKKDEGLKALEGKSWDAVIDTSGYYPRMVSASAGLLAPHVKQYVYISSVSAYAENATPGQDESAPTAKLADPNVEDMGKNFENYGGLKRACEEAAEKAMPGRVANVRPGYIVGPEDRSDRFTYWPVRYAKGGEMLAPGAPTDPLQIIDVRDLAEWLVHVVETGAMGIYNAVGPQKPWNMGALFDACQKATGQKGTKLTWVPGEFLDKHGENGDGDIPIWAPYLGKYKGMHLYSNAKAVKAGLRFRPPATTVRDTFTWFNAQPPERRKLKAGLSPEREQELLSLWHKAQQGGGGASDAGSPASPGDAGTR is encoded by the coding sequence ATGAGTTCCTCCCGAAGGACCTTCCTGCAGCTCTCCTCCCTCGCGGCCGCGGCCAGCCTGCTGCCCGGCAGCGTGCTCGCGAAGGGCAAGAGCAAGCCCCAGCGCATCCTCATCCTCGGAGGCACGGGCTTCCTCGGGCCCGCGATCGTCACGGCGGCGCAGGCGCGCGGCCACACGCTGACGCTCTTCAACCGCGGCAAGACGCGCCCCGCGCTGTTCCCCGGCGTGGAGAAGCTGCGCGGCGACCGCGACCCCAAGAAGGACGAGGGGCTCAAGGCGCTGGAGGGCAAGAGCTGGGACGCGGTCATCGACACCTCGGGCTACTACCCGCGCATGGTGTCCGCCTCCGCGGGGCTGCTCGCGCCCCACGTGAAGCAGTACGTCTACATCTCCAGCGTGTCCGCCTACGCGGAGAACGCCACGCCCGGCCAGGACGAGAGCGCGCCCACCGCGAAGCTCGCCGACCCGAACGTGGAGGACATGGGCAAGAACTTCGAGAACTACGGCGGGCTGAAGCGCGCGTGCGAGGAGGCCGCGGAGAAGGCCATGCCCGGCCGCGTGGCCAACGTGCGCCCCGGCTACATCGTCGGCCCCGAGGACCGCTCGGACCGCTTCACCTACTGGCCGGTGCGCTACGCGAAGGGCGGCGAGATGCTCGCGCCGGGCGCCCCCACGGACCCGCTGCAGATCATCGACGTGCGCGACCTCGCCGAGTGGCTGGTGCACGTGGTGGAGACGGGCGCCATGGGCATCTACAATGCCGTGGGTCCCCAGAAGCCGTGGAACATGGGCGCGCTCTTCGACGCCTGCCAGAAGGCGACCGGCCAGAAGGGCACGAAGCTCACGTGGGTGCCCGGAGAGTTCCTCGACAAGCACGGCGAGAACGGCGACGGCGACATCCCCATCTGGGCGCCGTACCTGGGCAAGTACAAGGGCATGCACCTGTACAGCAACGCGAAGGCAGTGAAGGCCGGCCTGCGCTTCCGCCCGCCCGCGACCACGGTGAGGGACACCTTCACGTGGTTCAACGCGCAGCCGCCCGAGCGCCGCAAGCTCAAGGCCGGCCTCAGCCCCGAGCGCGAGCAGGAGCTGCTCTCGCTCTGGCACAAGGCCCAGCAGGGCGGCGGCGGTGCAAGTGACGCGGGCAGCCCCGCATCGCCCGGCGACGCGGGGACGCGCTAG
- a CDS encoding DUF1304 domain-containing protein produces the protein MHALAQVLTALVALEHAGFLVLEMFLFTKPIGLKTFRLKEDFARAAAPMMQNQGLYNGFLAAGLLWALLASDPGQALQLKTFFLGCVVVAGAFGAVTVSRRILWLQAFPALLALAVSWGASRGA, from the coding sequence ATGCACGCCCTCGCGCAGGTCCTGACCGCCCTGGTGGCACTCGAGCACGCGGGGTTCCTCGTGCTCGAGATGTTCCTGTTCACGAAGCCCATCGGGCTGAAGACCTTCCGGCTGAAGGAGGACTTCGCCCGGGCGGCCGCGCCGATGATGCAGAACCAGGGGCTCTACAACGGCTTCCTCGCCGCGGGGCTCCTCTGGGCGCTGCTCGCGAGCGACCCCGGTCAGGCGCTGCAGCTGAAGACCTTCTTCCTCGGCTGCGTGGTGGTCGCGGGCGCCTTCGGCGCGGTCACGGTGAGCCGCCGCATCCTCTGGCTGCAGGCCTTCCCTGCGCTGCTCGCGCTCGCGGTGAGCTGGGGTGCCTCACGCGGAGCGTGA
- a CDS encoding NTF2 fold immunity protein: MPQRRWSALVAVSAALVVASSVHAAPHNYVPPEGFVPDAQTAMRIAEAVWLPIYGAENIERQRPLTAMLKGGVWTVVGSLPKGVSRGGVALAEIAKSDARILRVSHGK; this comes from the coding sequence ATGCCCCAGCGGAGATGGAGTGCGCTCGTTGCCGTCAGTGCTGCGCTGGTCGTGGCTTCCAGCGTCCACGCAGCGCCGCACAACTACGTGCCTCCGGAGGGCTTCGTCCCCGATGCCCAGACGGCCATGCGGATTGCAGAGGCGGTGTGGCTGCCCATCTACGGCGCTGAGAACATCGAGCGGCAGAGGCCCCTGACTGCGATGCTCAAGGGCGGGGTGTGGACCGTCGTGGGCAGCCTTCCCAAGGGGGTGAGTCGCGGAGGAGTTGCGCTCGCGGAGATTGCGAAGTCCGATGCGCGCATACTCCGCGTGAGTCACGGCAAGTAG
- a CDS encoding NADH:flavin oxidoreductase/NADH oxidase, translating into MSQNHLFRPLTLRSVTARNRAWVSPMCQYSAKEGVPQDWHLVHLGSRAVGGAGLILAEATAVSPEGRISPADTGLWNDAQQAAWSRIAAFMREQGAVPGVQLAHAGRKASTQAPWEGHGYVPPEQGGWADTVAPSAIAFGGLPAPRALDAAGLRRVREDFVAATRRALAAGFEVVELHAAHGYLLHTFLSPLSNTRQDSYGGGFDNRVRFPLEVIAAVREAWPERLPLLVRISATDWAEGGWTLEESVELARRMKALGVDLVDCSTGGLVPDARIPVGPGYQVSFSRAVRQGADIPTAAVGMLTEPAQVEQVLAMGDADAVFLARALLRDAYWPQHAARALRERGAPPRPPVQYERAWPRD; encoded by the coding sequence TTGAGCCAGAACCACCTCTTCCGCCCCCTCACGCTGCGCAGCGTCACCGCCCGCAACCGCGCCTGGGTGTCCCCCATGTGCCAGTACAGCGCGAAGGAGGGCGTGCCGCAGGACTGGCACCTCGTGCACCTGGGCTCGCGCGCGGTGGGCGGCGCGGGGCTGATCCTCGCCGAGGCCACCGCCGTCTCCCCCGAGGGGCGCATCAGCCCCGCGGACACCGGCCTGTGGAACGACGCCCAGCAGGCGGCCTGGAGCCGCATCGCCGCCTTCATGCGCGAGCAGGGGGCGGTGCCCGGCGTGCAGCTCGCGCACGCCGGCCGCAAGGCGAGCACCCAGGCGCCGTGGGAGGGGCACGGCTACGTCCCCCCCGAGCAGGGGGGCTGGGCGGACACCGTGGCCCCCTCGGCCATCGCCTTCGGCGGCCTGCCCGCGCCGCGCGCCCTGGACGCGGCGGGCCTGCGCCGGGTGCGCGAGGACTTCGTCGCGGCGACCCGCCGGGCGCTCGCCGCCGGCTTCGAGGTGGTGGAGCTGCACGCGGCGCACGGCTACCTGCTGCACACCTTCCTCTCGCCCCTGTCCAACACCCGCCAGGACAGCTACGGCGGGGGCTTCGACAACCGGGTGCGCTTCCCGCTCGAGGTGATTGCCGCGGTGCGTGAGGCCTGGCCCGAGCGCCTGCCGCTGCTCGTGCGCATCTCGGCGACCGACTGGGCGGAAGGGGGCTGGACGCTGGAGGAGTCGGTGGAGCTGGCGCGGCGGATGAAGGCCCTGGGGGTGGACCTGGTGGACTGCTCCACGGGCGGCCTGGTGCCCGACGCGCGCATCCCCGTGGGTCCGGGATACCAGGTGTCCTTCTCGCGCGCGGTGCGTCAGGGCGCGGACATCCCCACCGCGGCGGTGGGCATGCTGACCGAGCCGGCGCAGGTGGAGCAGGTGCTCGCCATGGGGGATGCGGACGCGGTGTTCCTCGCCCGCGCGCTGCTGCGAGACGCCTACTGGCCCCAGCACGCGGCGCGCGCCCTGCGCGAGCGCGGCGCCCCGCCCCGCCCTCCAGTTCAGTACGAAAGGGCCTGGCCGCGGGACTAG
- a CDS encoding DUF2277 domain-containing protein → MCRSIKPLFNFAPPATDEDVRAAALQFVRKIAGTRAPSQKNAAAFEAAVEEVFQSSKRLLDGMVASTPPKDRARFEALKRMRFEKRPRRGA, encoded by the coding sequence ATGTGCCGCAGCATCAAGCCGCTCTTCAACTTCGCCCCGCCCGCGACGGACGAGGACGTGCGCGCCGCGGCGCTGCAGTTCGTGCGCAAGATTGCCGGCACCCGCGCGCCCTCGCAGAAGAACGCGGCCGCCTTCGAGGCGGCGGTGGAGGAGGTCTTCCAGAGCTCGAAGCGGCTGCTGGACGGGATGGTGGCGAGCACCCCGCCGAAGGACCGCGCGCGCTTCGAGGCGCTCAAGCGGATGCGCTTCGAGAAGCGCCCGCGCCGCGGGGCCTGA
- a CDS encoding isopenicillin N synthase family oxygenase, whose amino-acid sequence MSDASPNIPTVDLTDLASTDPARLQRGAAALREAFGRYGLVYVKNHGVDAAALERLYDAFGQFIAQPDAAKRPYGRSDIWYQRGWTPPNTEVAVAGNGQPDFKECYFAAPHPVDPEAALEFPQLYPENVWPERAPAFFGEGLVGLGLSLHAAGLALLRGAALALALPEGTFAELCEKGPHVTRTLHYLPLKAEQVNTGIVWGEEHTDFNLLTLLPGGRFLNPEGRAAGRPDDQSGLYLRTRATPEHPAGQLVRGTPPAGCIVAQVGQQLEILTGGTFLATPHVITAPGVPGWSRQSAAHFMHVHTRTVLFPLAHLRTPEAAQAYAPPVLAGTYDIKTLVDIGLAPASALDQLGYRHYDRLDTQRAQR is encoded by the coding sequence ATGTCCGACGCCTCCCCGAACATCCCCACCGTCGACCTGACGGACCTCGCCTCCACTGATCCCGCGCGCCTGCAGCGGGGCGCCGCCGCGCTGCGCGAGGCCTTCGGCCGCTACGGCCTCGTGTACGTGAAGAACCACGGCGTGGACGCGGCCGCGCTCGAGCGCCTCTACGACGCGTTCGGCCAGTTCATCGCGCAGCCGGACGCGGCCAAGCGCCCCTACGGCCGCAGCGACATCTGGTACCAGCGCGGCTGGACGCCGCCCAACACCGAGGTCGCGGTGGCGGGCAACGGGCAGCCGGACTTCAAGGAGTGCTACTTCGCGGCGCCGCACCCGGTGGACCCGGAGGCCGCGCTGGAGTTCCCGCAGCTCTACCCCGAGAACGTGTGGCCCGAGCGCGCGCCCGCCTTCTTCGGGGAGGGGCTGGTGGGCCTAGGGCTCTCCCTGCACGCGGCGGGGCTCGCGCTCCTGCGCGGCGCGGCGCTCGCGCTCGCGCTGCCGGAGGGCACCTTCGCCGAGCTGTGCGAGAAGGGCCCGCACGTCACGCGCACGCTGCACTACCTGCCGCTCAAGGCCGAGCAGGTGAACACCGGCATCGTGTGGGGCGAGGAGCACACCGACTTCAACCTCCTCACGCTGCTGCCCGGCGGTCGCTTCCTCAATCCCGAGGGCCGCGCCGCGGGCCGCCCGGACGACCAGAGCGGGCTGTACCTGCGCACGCGCGCCACGCCCGAGCACCCCGCGGGGCAGCTGGTGCGCGGCACGCCGCCTGCGGGCTGCATCGTGGCGCAGGTGGGCCAGCAGCTGGAGATCCTCACCGGCGGCACCTTCCTCGCCACCCCGCACGTCATCACCGCGCCGGGGGTGCCCGGTTGGAGCCGCCAGTCCGCCGCGCACTTCATGCACGTGCACACCCGCACGGTGCTCTTCCCGCTCGCGCACCTGCGCACGCCCGAGGCCGCGCAGGCCTACGCGCCGCCGGTGCTCGCGGGCACCTACGACATCAAGACGCTGGTGGACATCGGGCTCGCGCCCGCGAGCGCGCTGGACCAGCTGGGCTACCGCCACTACGACCGGCTCGACACGCAGCGCGCCCAGCGCTAG
- a CDS encoding UvrB/UvrC motif-containing protein: MNPRIEQLRAEVRASAKNRPGTYRMLGPSGEVLYVGKSVHVRTRLLSYFRAERGEKAAEIIGHAHELKWEYAPSEFAALLQEFRHIKRWRPVYNVEHKGDRSYCFIKLTREAVPRLVVVRQVLSDGAHYFGPFRGRSGAEDAVRALSDLLELRDCGAEVKMRLADQLPLFAGREDPRCIRGQVHRCLAPCAGGCTRAEYGTRVDLARRFFLGEVQGPLEQLRERIRAAASRLQFEYAAELRDRAEHLEWVQAEAEEVSRTIESLSFLYTVPGCSGTGEDDFVYVIRRGSVRAELPAPRSPRDRRALADQARLLFAQPETHALGLRAHEVQEVLLIARWFRLHPEELARTEAVESPAPTGAAQPVAS; encoded by the coding sequence ATGAACCCCCGCATCGAACAGCTGCGCGCCGAGGTCCGCGCGAGCGCCAAGAACCGCCCCGGCACCTACCGGATGCTGGGTCCCTCCGGCGAGGTGCTCTACGTGGGCAAGAGCGTGCACGTGCGCACGCGGCTGCTCTCGTACTTCCGCGCGGAGCGCGGGGAGAAGGCCGCGGAGATCATCGGCCACGCGCACGAGCTGAAGTGGGAGTACGCGCCGAGCGAGTTCGCGGCGCTGCTGCAGGAGTTCCGCCACATCAAGCGCTGGCGCCCCGTGTACAACGTGGAGCACAAGGGCGACCGCTCCTACTGCTTCATCAAGCTCACGCGCGAGGCCGTCCCGCGGCTCGTCGTCGTGCGCCAGGTGCTCTCGGACGGGGCGCACTACTTCGGGCCCTTCCGCGGGCGCAGTGGGGCGGAGGACGCGGTGCGCGCGCTCTCGGACCTGCTCGAGCTGCGCGACTGCGGCGCGGAGGTGAAGATGCGGCTCGCGGACCAGCTGCCGCTCTTCGCCGGGCGCGAGGACCCGCGCTGCATCCGCGGGCAGGTGCACCGCTGCCTCGCGCCGTGCGCAGGCGGCTGCACGCGCGCGGAGTACGGGACGCGGGTGGACCTGGCGCGGCGCTTCTTCCTCGGCGAGGTGCAGGGGCCGCTCGAGCAGCTGCGCGAGCGCATCCGCGCCGCCGCGAGCCGGCTGCAGTTCGAGTACGCGGCGGAGCTGCGCGACCGCGCCGAGCACCTCGAGTGGGTGCAGGCGGAGGCGGAGGAGGTGAGCCGCACCATCGAGTCGCTCTCCTTCCTCTACACGGTGCCGGGCTGCTCGGGCACGGGCGAGGACGACTTCGTCTACGTCATCCGCCGCGGCAGCGTGCGCGCGGAGCTGCCCGCCCCGCGCAGCCCCCGCGACCGCCGCGCGCTCGCGGACCAGGCGCGCCTGCTCTTCGCCCAGCCGGAGACGCACGCGCTGGGCCTGCGCGCGCACGAGGTGCAGGAGGTGCTGCTCATCGCCCGCTGGTTCCGGCTGCACCCCGAGGAGCTCGCGCGCACCGAGGCGGTGGAGAGCCCCGCGCCCACGGGCGCCGCCCAGCCCGTCGCCAGCTAG
- a CDS encoding MFS transporter, whose amino-acid sequence MSAPSPAAAPLRPGLVWLMAAASGATVANLYYNQPLLGEIGRSLGASDASLGLLPTLTQVGYAVGMLFIVPLGDSLERRRVVVTMTLLVSLALVGTALAPSMPLMVLAGFAVGLTTVVPQLLIPFAASLAPAETRGRVVGTVMSGLLIGILLSRTASGFVGTHAGWRAMFWMAAALMLATALLLRFTLPAQPPAEHLPYPALMRSLGQLAREEPVLRRSALLGSLSFGAFSVFWSTLALHLHALPGHYTPQVAGLFGVVGVAGAVAAPLVGRYADARGGGTRAINAAALGALLLSFVTFALLSRSLWGIALGVVLLDLGAQANHIANQTRVYALRPEARSRLNTLYMVTYFAGGALGSWAGTAAWGRWGWWGVCGAGALFCLAALALLASRGRERARAA is encoded by the coding sequence ATGTCCGCGCCCTCCCCTGCCGCCGCGCCCCTGCGCCCCGGCCTCGTCTGGCTCATGGCCGCCGCGAGCGGCGCCACCGTCGCGAACCTCTATTACAACCAGCCGCTGCTCGGGGAGATCGGCCGCAGCCTCGGCGCCTCCGACGCCAGCCTCGGCCTGCTGCCCACGCTCACCCAGGTGGGCTACGCGGTGGGCATGCTCTTCATCGTGCCGCTCGGCGACAGCCTCGAGCGCCGCCGCGTCGTCGTCACCATGACGCTGCTGGTGAGCCTCGCGCTGGTGGGCACCGCGCTCGCGCCCTCGATGCCGCTGATGGTGCTCGCGGGCTTCGCGGTGGGGCTCACCACCGTGGTGCCGCAGCTGCTGATCCCCTTCGCCGCGAGCCTCGCGCCGGCAGAGACGCGCGGGCGCGTGGTGGGCACGGTGATGAGCGGGCTGCTCATCGGCATCCTGCTCAGCCGCACCGCCTCGGGCTTCGTGGGCACGCACGCGGGCTGGCGCGCGATGTTCTGGATGGCCGCGGCGCTGATGCTCGCCACCGCGCTGCTGCTGCGCTTCACCCTTCCCGCGCAGCCCCCGGCCGAGCACCTGCCCTACCCCGCCCTCATGCGCTCGCTCGGGCAGCTCGCGCGCGAGGAGCCCGTGCTGCGGCGCTCGGCGCTCCTGGGCTCGCTCTCCTTCGGCGCCTTCAGCGTGTTCTGGTCCACGCTCGCGCTGCACCTGCACGCACTGCCGGGCCACTACACCCCGCAGGTGGCGGGGCTCTTCGGCGTGGTGGGCGTGGCAGGCGCGGTCGCGGCGCCGCTGGTGGGGCGCTACGCGGACGCGCGCGGCGGGGGCACGCGCGCGATCAACGCGGCGGCGCTCGGCGCGCTGCTGCTCTCCTTCGTCACCTTCGCGCTGCTCTCGCGCTCGCTGTGGGGCATCGCGCTGGGCGTGGTGCTGCTGGACCTGGGCGCGCAGGCGAACCACATCGCGAACCAGACGCGCGTGTACGCGCTGCGCCCCGAGGCGCGCAGCCGCCTCAACACCCTCTACATGGTCACCTACTTCGCCGGCGGCGCGCTGGGCTCCTGGGCGGGCACGGCGGCCTGGGGGCGCTGGGGCTGGTGGGGCGTGTGCGGCGCGGGCGCGCTCTTCTGCCTCGCGGCGCTCGCGCTGCTCGCCTCTCGCGGGCGCGAGCGGGCGCGCGCGGCCTAG
- a CDS encoding GDSL-type esterase/lipase family protein gives MPHPRPLPLLATCALALTSPLVHAQQPTSPQPGFHQALRWSQDSARTTYRMRVPVRRAGERVRVSFRAGTGALRLYAATVALSGPSGSLASEPVALTFSGASTFSAAAGQRVTSDAVALAVPFGAELAVSFEVEGALAASALQNFPGSYARAGSYTSLRTALGGSAFTKMVGLDTVEVEGATTRAFVAIGDSITEAYVTDPGDARDGWPAVAELALKVPLVNAAVYGQGVSEASAKLDAEVLTLRGVTDCAVLLGTNDLGTLTAAQLETKLAALYDRLRPFCRVWGATLPPKERSGNSAPLADVNAQRRAVNEWLRTLAQVQGVLDFDAVLRDPASPDRFLAGLGQDGIHPSVAGQRKMGEEAARALAEAEPTPVPAAPLALSALAPTTGPTGGGTAVTLTGSGFASGVQVRFGEALAESVQVQDAEHLRATAPAHAAGSVEVVATSASGQVARAQAPFVYAEGPRPVTPEAPEALQGDEGSGSSCAVAGGVGGLAPLLALGVLGLLRRSRR, from the coding sequence ATGCCGCACCCCCGACCCCTGCCGCTGCTGGCTACGTGCGCACTCGCGCTCACCTCGCCGCTCGTGCACGCACAGCAGCCCACCAGCCCGCAGCCTGGCTTCCACCAGGCGCTGCGCTGGTCCCAGGACAGCGCGCGCACCACCTACCGGATGCGGGTGCCGGTGCGGCGCGCGGGCGAGCGCGTGCGGGTGAGCTTCCGGGCCGGGACCGGCGCGCTGCGCCTCTACGCCGCCACGGTGGCGCTCTCGGGCCCCAGCGGCAGCCTCGCCTCCGAGCCGGTGGCGCTGACCTTCTCCGGCGCCTCCACCTTCAGCGCGGCCGCGGGGCAGCGCGTGACGAGCGACGCGGTGGCGCTCGCGGTGCCCTTCGGCGCGGAGCTCGCGGTGTCCTTCGAGGTGGAGGGCGCGCTCGCGGCGAGCGCGCTGCAGAACTTCCCCGGCAGCTACGCGCGCGCGGGCAGCTACACGTCGCTGCGCACCGCGCTGGGCGGCAGCGCCTTCACCAAGATGGTGGGCCTGGACACGGTGGAGGTGGAGGGCGCGACGACGCGCGCCTTCGTGGCCATCGGCGACAGCATCACCGAGGCCTACGTCACCGACCCGGGCGATGCGCGCGACGGCTGGCCCGCGGTGGCGGAGCTCGCGCTGAAGGTGCCGCTGGTGAACGCCGCGGTGTACGGCCAGGGCGTGAGCGAGGCGAGCGCGAAGCTGGACGCGGAGGTGCTCACCCTGCGCGGCGTGACGGACTGCGCGGTGCTGCTGGGCACCAACGACCTGGGCACCCTGACCGCGGCGCAGCTCGAGACGAAGCTCGCCGCGCTCTACGATCGCCTGCGCCCCTTCTGCCGCGTGTGGGGCGCCACGCTGCCGCCCAAGGAGCGCTCGGGCAACAGCGCCCCGCTCGCGGACGTCAACGCGCAGCGGCGCGCGGTGAACGAGTGGCTGCGCACCCTGGCACAGGTGCAGGGCGTGCTGGACTTCGACGCCGTGCTGCGCGACCCCGCGAGCCCCGACCGCTTCCTCGCGGGGCTGGGCCAGGACGGCATCCACCCGAGCGTCGCAGGCCAGCGCAAGATGGGCGAGGAGGCGGCGCGCGCGCTCGCAGAGGCCGAGCCCACGCCCGTGCCCGCTGCGCCCCTCGCGCTCTCCGCGCTCGCGCCCACCACCGGGCCCACCGGCGGCGGCACCGCCGTCACCCTCACCGGCAGCGGCTTCGCCTCCGGGGTGCAGGTGCGCTTCGGCGAGGCGCTCGCCGAGAGCGTGCAGGTGCAGGACGCGGAGCACCTGCGCGCCACCGCGCCCGCGCACGCGGCCGGCAGCGTGGAGGTGGTGGCCACCTCCGCGAGCGGCCAGGTGGCGCGCGCGCAGGCCCCCTTCGTCTATGCCGAGGGCCCGCGCCCCGTCACCCCCGAGGCGCCCGAGGCCCTGCAGGGGGACGAGGGCAGCGGCAGCAGCTGCGCCGTCGCGGGGGGCGTCGGTGGGCTCGCCCCGCTGCTCGCGCTCGGGGTGCTCGGCCTGCTGCGCCGCAGCCGGCGCTAG
- a CDS encoding acyltransferase yields MITPNAHRPVHRLDALTGVRFLAALQVLLFHYGAPLAAGAPAWLERVCGRGYVAVSFFFVLSGFILAYHYAEPAARGVLDRRSFWVNRFSRIYPVYALGLLMMLPLALDPAGLGAHSFGGSSLLARAVTGLAHLTLTQGWVPQLTASWNLPGWSICAEAFFYAAFPFAAVPIARLRSRGALVGALLAAWALALALAGGYLLLDPDGLGTASAGARGPWLSALKYNPLVRLPEFLAGICLGCLFVRERARSAAAAAGGWSRGGVLTLAAAGGALALLAAPGLPYPLLHNGLLLPLFAALVFGLAQGGGLLGAALRTGPMRVLGEASYALYILQLPLMLWAQPLRGHGLPEGGAAFTLAYLALALGFALASFYFLERPAQRLLRAALQREEAPEPAVARVRR; encoded by the coding sequence ATGATCACGCCCAACGCCCACCGCCCCGTCCACCGCCTGGATGCGCTGACGGGAGTCCGCTTCCTCGCGGCCCTGCAGGTGCTGCTCTTCCACTACGGCGCGCCGCTCGCCGCCGGTGCCCCCGCCTGGCTCGAGCGCGTGTGCGGGCGGGGCTACGTGGCGGTGTCCTTCTTCTTCGTGCTCTCCGGCTTCATCCTCGCCTACCACTACGCGGAGCCGGCGGCGCGCGGGGTCCTGGACCGGCGCAGCTTCTGGGTGAACCGCTTCTCGCGCATCTACCCCGTGTACGCGCTGGGGCTCCTGATGATGCTGCCGCTCGCGCTGGACCCGGCGGGGCTGGGGGCGCACAGCTTCGGCGGCTCCTCGCTGCTCGCGCGCGCGGTGACGGGGCTCGCGCACCTCACCCTCACCCAGGGCTGGGTGCCGCAGCTCACCGCCTCGTGGAACCTGCCGGGCTGGAGCATCTGTGCGGAGGCCTTCTTCTACGCGGCCTTCCCCTTCGCGGCCGTGCCCATCGCCCGGCTGCGCAGCCGCGGCGCGCTCGTGGGCGCGCTGCTCGCGGCCTGGGCGCTGGCGCTCGCGCTGGCCGGCGGCTACCTGCTGCTGGACCCGGACGGGCTGGGCACGGCGTCCGCGGGGGCGCGCGGGCCGTGGCTCTCCGCGCTCAAGTACAACCCGCTGGTGCGCCTGCCGGAGTTCCTCGCGGGCATCTGCCTCGGCTGCCTCTTCGTGCGCGAGCGCGCGCGCAGCGCCGCCGCAGCAGCAGGCGGATGGAGCAGGGGTGGGGTGCTCACGCTCGCGGCGGCCGGAGGCGCGCTCGCGCTGCTCGCGGCGCCGGGCCTGCCCTACCCGCTCTTGCACAACGGGCTCTTGCTGCCGCTGTTCGCCGCGCTCGTGTTCGGGCTCGCGCAGGGCGGGGGCCTGCTGGGCGCAGCGCTGCGCACGGGGCCGATGCGCGTGCTGGGCGAGGCGAGCTACGCGCTCTACATCCTGCAGCTGCCGCTCATGCTCTGGGCGCAGCCCTTGCGCGGCCACGGGCTGCCCGAGGGCGGCGCGGCCTTCACCCTCGCCTACCTCGCCCTCGCGCTCGGCTTCGCGCTCGCCTCCTTCTACTTCCTGGAGCGCCCCGCCCAGCGCCTGCTGCGCGCGGCGCTGCAGCGCGAGGAGGCTCCCGAGCCCGCGGTGGCCCGCGTCCGCCGCTAG